The Antechinus flavipes isolate AdamAnt ecotype Samford, QLD, Australia chromosome 4, AdamAnt_v2, whole genome shotgun sequence genomic interval TAGCTCAGAAGAGACAGCAAAGGGCATAGTTAAGAAGAGACCAAGAGTTAATCCAGCTACTAGTCTAGAAGACAAAAGTGGGGGGAAACATTGCAGAAGGGTGGTTTTGGTGGGGCACGGTTGGGTGAGGAGGGTTTGGAAAATCCCAAGCAAAAGTGGGGCATTCCAGAACTGACTCCAATCCCCACCTCTCCCAGGCCCAGTGGGCAGTGCCCTGAGTACACGTTGGGGGGCACGTCCTGTGGTGATGGTAGGAGGTCTCATCACTTCCCTTGGCTTCATTCTCTCAGCCTTTGCCAGCAGCCTCCTGCACCTCTACCTCAGCCTTGGCCTTCTCGCGGGTgaggtgggagaaggagggaagtggGGTACCAGCATTCCTTGAGAGGGGGACCTTGGGGCAGGTGGAGGTCAGGACAGTGTGCCTGAATCCCCAGAGGCAGTAAGGGCTGGGGCACTGACTCTAGCTGTACTCTTTTCTGTAGGCTCTGGCTGGGCTCTGGTGTTTGCCCCAGCCCTGGGTACCGTTTCTCGATACTTCTCCAAGCGCAGGGTCCTGGCTGTGGGGCTGGCCCTGACTGGCAACGGGGTAGCCTCCTTGCTCCTGGCCCCAGTTCTACAACTCCTCCTCGATGCCTTTGGTTGGCGAGGCGCCCTGCTCCTGCTTGGGGCCACCACCCTCCATCTCACCCCCTGTGGGGCCCTGCTCCGGCCCTTGCCTCTCTCTGGAGATCCTATTACCCCACCCCACAGTCCCCTTGATGCTCTTGGTCTCACCCTGTTCACCCACTCTGCCTTTGCTGTGTTTGCACTGGGCACAACCCTGGTGGGCCTTGGCTATTTCATTCCCTATGTGCACCTTGCCCCCCATGCTCTGGACCTTGGGCTTGGAGGATATGGGGCAGCTCTAGTGGTTGCTGGGGCAGCAGTAGGGGATGCGGGAACCCGACTGGTCTCTGGGTGGCTGGCAGACCATGGCTGGATCCCTCTCCCACGATTGCTGGCCATGACTGGGGCACTGACTGGGCTGGGGCTGGTGGCAGTGGGGTTAGTGCAGGAACAAGAAGAAGGGTGGGGGGGACCCCTACTGGCAGCAGCCGGAGCTTATGGAATGAGTGCAGGTGCATTTGCTCCACTGGTATTTGGTGTTCTTCCTGGTCTTGTAGGGCTTGGGGGCATCTTGCAGGCCACAGGGCTGGTGATGATGCTGATGAGCCTGGGAGGACTCCTAGGTCCACCACTTTCAGGTAAGGGAATCAGGCACAAAAGATGATCCCGtctcatttttcctcctctgaGTCCCTTCCTTCCCTTGAGGAGAGAAATTTTtaatcttcccatgcttcttcTCTCCTATTACACAGGTTTCCTTCGGGATGTGACAGGTGACTTTAAAGCTTCCTTCCTTGTCTGTGGCTCCTTCATCCTTTCTGGCAGCTTCATCTACTTGATGCTCCCTGGTGCCCTGCCTCCCTGTCATCCTACTCCGCCTCCTCCAACCCCTTCTGCTGAGCAGGGAGAACTCCTTCCCTCTCCTGAAAGTGCCCTGGGTTCCCCAAAAGATCCTCATTCCTTTTCAAATACTAATTGTTGACTccttattctttcccctttccctccaaaTAAAATTACTACCAACTCCCTTTTCCTCTATGTTCAAACCCCATAGACAACCTAAAAAACGTGGAGGAAATTATAAGTGGGATGGAGAAGAGGGATGGGAGACCCTATATTATTAGATACAGGGAACTCCCAAATTGAGGAAGCCAAGTATGAGGGATAAGATACTAACCTAACAGATAAGCCTCTGAAGAACATT includes:
- the SLC16A11 gene encoding monocarboxylate transporter 11, whose amino-acid sequence is MTPSPLARPPDGGWGWVVAGSAFVVNGLSYGLLRSLGLALPALAEYFDQSTQDTSWISAITLAVQQAASPVGSALSTRWGARPVVMVGGLITSLGFILSAFASSLLHLYLSLGLLAGSGWALVFAPALGTVSRYFSKRRVLAVGLALTGNGVASLLLAPVLQLLLDAFGWRGALLLLGATTLHLTPCGALLRPLPLSGDPITPPHSPLDALGLTLFTHSAFAVFALGTTLVGLGYFIPYVHLAPHALDLGLGGYGAALVVAGAAVGDAGTRLVSGWLADHGWIPLPRLLAMTGALTGLGLVAVGLVQEQEEGWGGPLLAAAGAYGMSAGAFAPLVFGVLPGLVGLGGILQATGLVMMLMSLGGLLGPPLSGFLRDVTGDFKASFLVCGSFILSGSFIYLMLPGALPPCHPTPPPPTPSAEQGELLPSPESALGSPKDPHSFSNTNC